A genomic window from Vicinamibacteria bacterium includes:
- a CDS encoding CocE/NonD family hydrolase yields MIPTLLLAVGGLVLETDVAATMRDGVVLMADVLRPEAPGRYPAILIRTPYGKSDEWRDDGFAFRAARAGYVVVTQDVRGRYASGGQFDPYRQEGRDGYDTVEWVARLPYVDGRVGMAGLSYPGAVQWLAAMESPPHLVAIAPSMCFSTGRRFFYFGGTFDLSWIGWFYRNIAPDVRRRNGLSGPKTWEEADALWERNEEEWLRFLPLAELPALQGVAPSYYEWLSHPDDDGYWDFADVEAKYESIGVPALNLSGWHDEGYGPMGAVNNYAGTKEKGSWLVVGPWTHGTPRLNRIREGELDFGVNAGLDYELLLMRWFDFWLKNEANGLDSEKPVRIFVMGENRWREEDDWPLSRASATPYYLHTSGALRLEPPEEDDASTAYDYDPADPLIDPHGGVQGPFDQSPLESRGDVLVYETEPLTTDIEVTGPIEAILFVSSSARDTDFVVRLLDVHPDGRAYNLMSPTVEVERVRYREGEDRPSLLEPGEIVELRFDSMVTSNLFARGHRIRIHVTSSLFPHFDRNLNTGEPFTERKRTVVAHQLVHHDRERPSRIVLPIVPR; encoded by the coding sequence ATGATACCGACACTCCTGCTCGCGGTCGGTGGGCTCGTTCTCGAGACCGACGTTGCGGCGACGATGCGCGATGGCGTCGTGCTGATGGCCGACGTTCTCCGGCCCGAGGCACCGGGACGCTATCCCGCCATTCTGATTCGCACTCCCTACGGAAAGTCGGACGAGTGGCGCGACGACGGGTTCGCCTTTCGGGCGGCACGAGCGGGCTACGTCGTCGTGACTCAGGACGTTCGGGGACGCTACGCCTCGGGAGGGCAGTTCGATCCCTATCGCCAGGAAGGAAGGGACGGCTACGACACCGTCGAGTGGGTGGCTCGGCTTCCATACGTCGACGGACGCGTGGGAATGGCGGGACTCTCGTATCCCGGAGCGGTCCAGTGGCTCGCGGCCATGGAGTCTCCGCCGCACCTCGTCGCCATCGCGCCCTCGATGTGCTTTTCCACCGGGCGTCGGTTCTTCTACTTCGGGGGCACCTTCGACCTCTCCTGGATCGGCTGGTTCTATCGGAACATCGCTCCCGACGTGCGTCGCCGCAACGGGCTCTCGGGTCCGAAGACGTGGGAGGAAGCCGATGCTCTCTGGGAGAGGAACGAGGAAGAGTGGTTGCGCTTTCTTCCCCTCGCGGAGCTGCCTGCTTTGCAGGGGGTCGCGCCGTCGTACTACGAATGGCTTTCCCATCCCGACGACGACGGGTACTGGGATTTCGCCGATGTCGAGGCGAAGTACGAGAGCATCGGCGTACCCGCGCTGAACCTCTCGGGTTGGCACGACGAAGGTTACGGACCGATGGGAGCGGTGAACAATTACGCCGGTACGAAGGAGAAGGGGAGCTGGCTCGTCGTGGGCCCCTGGACTCACGGGACTCCGCGGCTCAATCGAATTCGTGAGGGCGAGCTCGATTTCGGCGTCAACGCGGGCCTCGACTACGAGCTTCTCTTGATGCGCTGGTTCGACTTCTGGCTCAAGAACGAGGCGAACGGGCTCGACTCGGAAAAGCCCGTGCGGATCTTCGTGATGGGCGAGAACCGGTGGCGCGAGGAAGACGATTGGCCTCTTTCGCGAGCGAGCGCGACCCCTTATTACCTGCACACGTCCGGGGCCCTTCGGCTCGAGCCGCCCGAAGAGGACGATGCGAGCACAGCCTATGATTACGACCCCGCCGACCCGCTCATCGATCCCCATGGCGGCGTCCAGGGCCCGTTCGACCAGAGCCCGCTCGAGTCCCGCGGCGACGTTCTCGTCTACGAGACCGAGCCTCTGACGACGGACATCGAGGTCACCGGGCCCATCGAAGCGATCCTGTTCGTCTCGTCCTCCGCCAGGGACACGGATTTCGTCGTGCGCTTGCTCGACGTGCACCCCGACGGGCGTGCCTACAATCTCATGAGCCCCACGGTCGAGGTCGAGCGCGTCAGATATCGGGAGGGGGAGGACAGGCCCTCACTTCTCGAGCCCGGCGAGATCGTCGAGCTCCGTTTCGATTCGATGGTCACGTCGAACCTCTTCGCCAGGGGTCATCGGATCCGCATCCACGTGACGAGCAGCCTCTTTCCGCATTTCGATCGCAATCTCAATACTGGCGAGCCGTTCACCGAAAGAAAACGAACGGTCGTGGCGCACCAGTTGGTTCACCACGACCGCGAGCGCCCTTCGCGGATCGTGCTTCCGATCGTGCCCCGGTAG
- a CDS encoding PIN domain-containing protein — translation MPTGALAEPEHLKAGRRPLLFDTSVLIPMIRGDAYERLFFRSLRSGRARMSSVVMQELYAGARAGADKKNLDGINRAFAGRGYLVTPDHDDWISAGIILARYQHRHGNVKPRHHVNDILILLGAARCEAALVTENAAEMMRWRRMTRGAYKGLKVFGVRRAEWRDS, via the coding sequence ATGCCTACGGGCGCGCTGGCGGAGCCTGAGCACTTGAAGGCGGGTCGGCGACCACTTCTTTTCGACACCTCGGTCCTCATCCCCATGATTCGAGGGGATGCTTACGAGCGGTTGTTCTTTCGTTCATTGCGAAGTGGGAGAGCGCGCATGAGCTCAGTCGTCATGCAGGAGCTTTATGCCGGCGCGCGGGCCGGGGCCGACAAGAAGAACCTGGACGGAATTAACCGCGCATTCGCGGGTCGCGGCTACCTGGTAACTCCGGACCACGACGATTGGATTTCCGCGGGAATCATTCTGGCTCGGTATCAACATCGCCATGGGAATGTGAAACCGAGACACCACGTCAATGATATTCTCATCCTGCTTGGGGCTGCCCGATGCGAAGCGGCGCTAGTGACGGAAAACGCCGCTGAAATGATGAGATGGCGGCGCATGACTCGAGGGGCCTACAAAGGGCTGAAGGTGTTTGGAGTCAGAAGGGCGGAGTGGCGCGACTCGTAA